From Rhopalosiphum padi isolate XX-2018 chromosome 2, ASM2088224v1, whole genome shotgun sequence:
ttttatgtatttaaaaatatatttcgtatacataatatttagaacTTAAATATAACAGTACTTAAGTGATAGCCGTGATAACACGATCTTAcagtttgtaaaataattaaaatatattttaaaaacgtattattatgcgaatattaatttttcttttaatcacGAATAAAAGCCCAAAACAtggataattattgttaacaacTCGTAcgaatatacaaattttaataattacataataattacccACAAAGCCACAACTGGCACTGAAATTCAgatttagaataaaaacaatagtataaCCAATAACATTTACGATGTGCATATacttaataaagttaataagaAATTCAATGAATTCTATAATCATCCAAATCAACTTCTTTAACTTGACCAAATTTCCTCTGTGTATATATAGGTCTAGacgtaaacaattttatataactcATGAGTCACTACTTTTGacgttaaacaatttattttcaaaatatttagtactttaatttaatataattaatacacataATTTCTATAGATTATAAAGTAAAGTATCCCTATAAACGCTGAGATTCTGGTGTTGTATTTAAGTGTATAAGGTAAGTGTATtaagttaacattttatactaCAACGCGAGTAACTATTGAGTTTACGATTTCCAATGTTTACAATCTTCAACAAAGTACCATTATTTGTATCGAGACAATGTACTTCAATAGAAGataattaaatcgtatttataaacattatggttatacatattttatagattaatgtACAAGAGACAGAACATAAACCAAAAATCTTAACCGAAGTATCCAACACGATGACTAAGATGGCAAAGGAATATCATAAAAACGCTTACATCCGTGATGattattacaatcatttttCAGGTGAGTAGCGAGTTCATAGTTTTAATACTTCAAACGGcgcactttttttatttttaagtaaaggAGACGCTAAAATAATCACAAAGTACTGACCTGGAATGGTATAATTATAGGATCACCAGGATATATAACGTCGTAGGTGGTGTccttataaagtaataactcTTCCTGGATCCCTTTTTTATGTGTGCccatactataattattaataaatgccaTACCTATTAATTAGTTTATCCGAACGAATACTACGAAAAGgggcaaaaattaaaatagacatctggtatataattatgtgtgtGATAGctgtatgataaattataaataaataggtatagacTAAAGACGGTGTACATACAATACGTCAATacacaatacataaattataatattttataatatcgatttaatTGTTAGGAGACGTTAGTAATTATTGCTGTGTATTACATGTATTTGGTGCATCGTGCATAGTGCATACTGatacgattttaaaaatatatttaattagaacttgttatttttatacctacttaaataatatactatactttaCTGAAGTATGTATTACTATTTGGGCAGATGTCTACGATTCAACACTAAATCCATTgagaataattcaaaataaaacattaaaaattatttaaaaaaataatcatttatattacacaaaatatctATGTAATGAATTAAACGTACtgccaataaaaaaattgtactacaATAGAGCATCAGTAGTAATTCATATGGCTAAAAATAACATAACGCCTAGTAGGATTGAACATAGTTacaatacttaaaatacaagacaataatcaaattaatctcttaaaattctttaaaaaaaaataacttattattggttgcaaattgaacaaaatataaaactttaaatagtttatactttttttctagTTGCTTATGCATATtgcactttttttattttataatgtccgtattcaaaaataaatatattttattataaatgtttaattagttTGCTTCTTATTATaagtctaaaattataaaacattatataaagtaaattgtattaatatggatgtaaattgtaaataataactataatattgtaaattgtaaactcGTGGGCCCCCAGACAACCCTGCAGTGAgcctattattttttcaaagaaataaacaacaataataataataataattactatttgtaAAAAATGCTAAGTTTTAGGcgtaattttatgtaaatactatagttaatttaaattaacgtgGGCCCCCCCCTTTTTACCGAGACCATAAGTAAGCCgctcttataattatttttgttttaatttcacaTAATAAATCAGACATAGAAGAAATCAACCGGGAAAAACATGTAAATGATTTTGGAGAATCATTAGTTTCGTTGACGGATTACAGTCGTTCACAACAATTACCGAGCACGTCTACTCAAACTCAATATATCTTGAGGTCTAAGGCATATTCAGCGGTTGGTTGaaacatattattctaataaacatatattgaaataaactaaaaaaccaATTATGTTTACAGAGCAGTTGCAGTGGTAGTAGTGATGACAGTGATcgggaatataaaatataattattatttattattatggatataataataatattataccgcagAACACAGCCATTtctgtatctattatattattaggtaatatttaatatgtttataaactcTGATGAAAATTTTCTCAGGTTcttcgtaataaaatatatcacagaCTGCAGTCTTGGCTTCTACTACAAGCtggttatatttaattagattaattttttaatttttttaatgtatttatctgCTTGTATCTTTAAGATACAGTGATaacagatttttaattttattatttacacaataatataatttacctaataaaaaaaatgttgacgaCATATAAAATAGTGTATTGTGTGTGTAAAGCTTATTACACTTACACATAACTATTATGCGATACgaacatataattttacaaactataaaatatatgtaaaataattcatataaaataataaattgcatttaatttcaaaaaaaaaaacttgaaaacgtACCAACGCGAATTAAAGGTAGCAACTGATGCGACCACgccgaaataataatttattgtgaaaCTCTTTTCTGGAAGTTCCGCAAAGCGAAGTCTATCTTTTCGATTCTAAACTCCTTACATCGCTTTTCTGTAGCTATCTAACAGTGAGTCTCGAATTCTCCATAACAACCAACTGAGTCTAAATCTAAatcgatattttgatttatattggtGAAATGACTTTGTCTgcattactaaattaatattatgtattattaattattatttaaattctaatataaactATGATAAACTCATGTTTGCggcaaatttgaaataacgttaaaatttaaagtctaatagaaaatataaattccaATAGGTAGTTCATAAGTATAACTTAGTATAGTATTAACACTAAAATCGCGTGCTGTTAACAGCTGCTACaagtctacatattattattatctactgtTATGGACttttatacctataggtatataaaaaataaatgtaaaagacTTAGGAGGCGGAGCAAACTGGAAGGATTTGGCGATAAATAGAGATGGCTGGAAAATTGGTTGTGAGACGGGATAGTCCTGTAGCAGCCGATTGACCCAAAATaatgaaagaaaataaaaaatattggtatgcACATTCGCATAGACGAGTATctcctacctatataatatttcattcaacCTGGTAAatctgacataatataataaaatgtatatgatatacaagtattcaaatatacctatgtgtgactatatgtatataatgcccCTTCGCCTTTACACGTACagtcatataattcatattattatgatgcgtatcataatatatcagtCTGTATACAGTGCTCAAATTGAGAGGGAGGGGTGCGGGGGGCGGAGCTCccctactatttatttattttttttttttagtgtactCCCCCCAACTTCCCACGGGTCTGTGTTAAGTAATTGTACACTTGGAACGCAGTTTTTAAACCGTTGGATTGAGCTACTCTACTTAATTTTTCCCAATTCgagcattgtatattatatatagttatctgTTCTCCACAGTCATTGGAATAGGTTACtgtgtacaattattatcaaaacttcTACAACTCATTCGATTTTggccgtataatatataagatctgtaattatattattgatgctGTTGGTTTTCTACCTACAAGTTTTAAGACGCTAAAAAgatattacatcatattatataagtatcaaaAGGTTcgcggttataataatataagtatatgttcATTGTTCGTTAgctaatttaaacttatatatatgtatggtatatggtattgtgtatatatatatagtatatatataaatacaaaaacatatcattattatacgctaatattattattatatatttatatatatatatatatatatagtgcggTGTTATACTACGCGTATAATGCGTAAACATTATCGTTGTGTGTATGAACTTTTGAAAGTCTTAACAAGCCGTGGCATAATGGATTGTAAGTTGTTGGAAATTCGTTACGCGAAAAGTTGTAAGATTATTTTGACAATACTTCTTCAGTTCTTCAGTGTACGTCCGTTTAAGTtcggatatatatatgtatagacgtAAAGTGTATGTGTATTCGACTATGTGACATTCGCCGGCTACCATCACTGCAGCCTAAGTATATtgcaatttatacttataacattGTTCTTATTATAAATCCTGATTTTGAGAGAGAAAAAAGCAATATTGGTATGAaagttgtacatttattttattttattttttttttgagttttcaGTCgtacagtttttcattttttattttcgttaccTGCAGCTATCTACAGTCACGGAATTAGGGAAAAGGTTTCTGCACGAATACTTTAATTCGAGTATCTACATAaactgtattaatttttttttctaattataaaaacCCCAAAATTGCATGATATACAGTACACCtacctatagtaaaaaaaaaatacacatataggttatattatacattttttaacgcactttttatgatatgtataaataaaataagctaATTGATAGTATAGGCTATACATTACGTTGTACCtatcaaaattttaacaataaatagatgatagaatacaattttattgcaaagttttattttaatactcggtgactttttataaaattaaaataatagaattaattaaaaattaaaaaaaaaattaataaattatattattgtgtaccagTTAACAAAAGATTAAATACGcaacaacataaataatatacttaattaaattattatgtataaaagtaaaataatacagtcgtgttttgttattaagtataggtaCCATATTGGATGTATTAAACTAGAAGCCAGCAATAaatctttgtataataatatgatgaaaaacgattctgagtgaaGACAGATCAACGTtacaatatgtacctacataaggtaattttaacaaatttttgtatttttcgcttcactcagaatctaaaatttatgaaataggtaattgaatttgaaataaaGTACTTACTAGGTTTAAAGTCTTAAAGAACAAACAAATTAAAGATTGAATaagaatattttctttattatattaaataatttatgttgaagcttaatttcaaaaatagttgtaaattgtgatgtttattgattttgaaaagATATAGTTAATGTAACcaacgtaaataattttaaaaattattgttaatatggTCCTGAAAAGGACAGTTAATATTGCtaataaatattgttctatGTCAATAGGTacaaatcagaaaaaaatttataagctataaaaattgaatattaggtactatatattattaattatttaaatatatgtttaatatttctaattttagttttgctaataattttaagataggtactactttaaaataattttgttctaTTCAATATTTTGCACATTAAAACTTGTTCAATTATAAACATGTTATGCTCTATGCAATTTTTCAATGAGTcatcaatatttaatcaattattatattttactcgctcaattaatttaaatttgtttttttatgcaaatagttatattataattattttaaaaaatatttaaaattgaatttactacattatttaaattatttgatggtatTTTAAGTCCACTTTCATTTtcaattaaagtataatttgtattaaatagatACATACCTATGCAATTGCTTTTAtcgtttaaaattgtatcaaataattaattttgataatggtCACAACtcacagttatttttttcatacatttataaccGAAATGTCCTGCAAAGTATGAAACAGAACAGTCCTCTAAAGtaacatcattatttatattttcattattaataggaTCCTCATCGGTTGATATAgaagacaaaaataaattagatatatacCTGCACATTATTCTGTGCCAACTAATAAGAAGACaatgttataaaatgtgttagaatttattttatatcgggATCTTACCGGATCAAATTTTATAGGATTTTCATCTCCGCTGGTTATTTCACAATTTGTACTTTCAGAAGAACacaaaggaaaaatattattaagtaggtacttctTATAGAAGTCCTAATCGTTCTGGCTGTTGGGTTTTTGGGTTGCATCCGAATTGCATGCTAAAAAAAAGCCCAAATTGCATGCCACCTCATAGACAGGTGTGTCCGAATTACATGTATCGTTTACCCACAAGTTTATTTATCTTGCACTTATGTGCAtaacttaaactttttttttaattttataatttagcgCAATTTATGGTAATGCTAGGTTAGGTACACCTAACCTAGTTTATTTCTACTATCTATTTGGGCAGAATTTTCTAATTCTACCATGCGTACAACTGTTTGTGAATCTTTCCATTCCTAACTGAATAGGTAGCATGTTTTACTCTCTAAGttgtactatatttaaattatttgatgtctTAGAACgagtattgtacattttatatataaatatgcaaaaatgcGTAGGTAGTTCAaatgacaaatttaaataatagattttttacgGGTATTCGAGGGCATTTATTGCGGAATTATCATCAGAAACGACAATGTGTACTTTTACGttttaaacgaaataaaatacagtaaatagtCGCCGCCGCCTATTAGTCCTGATTTGAACATACCTACCTAACACAGGTAATCGTAATTgggtaaattaatatagtataggtaggtagacaacaaaaatacgaaaataattattatggtgtaattgtatttttattgatttttctcCGATTAGTCCGATTGTAAAACACATATATCATACATACAAATGTACAGTGTTTAAATTATGCCGGATtacgtaaaattaattaatttaatggttcaCTAAAATGTAATGGACCAATCACGGACCattaaatcatgtttaattGAGACCATTATCTTACTATTGATTCATTACGTGCCTATACGacgtcctatataatatatatttagagatTGTTAATGCGGTCCGGCAACAATTATAGgtgataggtacctaaataaatttaataaataaataataatgtacattagtACGTTTAGGGTACccctaaatacataaaaattaaattggtcaaaatataatattgaatatataaatataatttttgtttattattacaagttttagttcaaaacattattgactaatttttggaaatttattatttgtattaataaataatttatttaattatataaaggcTATATGAATTTAATGTATCATTATGAGTAATTcagcatttgcatgttttttgtaaatttcaaaaaaaaatgaaataatactagttaaaattagttttaaattatcacatattacatacaaattaattttgcatattttcttcaaatatttttttttcacaatttaacAATAGtgaataatctaaatattattttctagattGTTGTGGCCAATgaatgaaaatacaaataaaattcattCTATACtacttttaagtattataaagaaataaaaagaataatatttttattaataacacaattattattttaaacgataataacaatttaaactaaGCTATATGCCAACTTTTAATTCATACAACAGtacttattacattaaattgacAGCCCCTTAGCcccatttgtattaaattaagaacagactaaaaattagttactaaattaattgttttaaatgaattaataaatagtacacTAAGCTCTTCTTTGTTATATTCTATTCTACATTTTACCTtttcaaatgttataaaaatacaaaaatataatattgaatcttttattttgttaaattcttcattatttaaatttaaaatattcaattaacatCAATACTTTATagtgttgaaattaaaaaattattcaattacttttaatcattattataaatatattcttaaccttaattaaatattatacttattaactcATAGCAATaagttatgaaataatatggtaatacatcaaagtgataaaaattacaattatacccTGCCCAGCAAGAGAACACACCGTGGCCTTAATTTCAGTTCTACTGTGCATTGTCATGTACTCATGTGATACCTTTGCATAGAAAACTGGTCTCAATGGTAGGGTGTCGCGTGATAATGCACATAATCAGTATATCATCTTGCTGAACCAGATATATAAACGTGATGAgtcatgtatactgtataaaatgtttaatctaaTTAACATTATCAATgttcttaaaacaaaataatataaatataaataattgtttttagagTAGGCAgaactattgattttataataaacagaaaAACCACAATTTAAGACCAGAACTCCCCAGTCATTCTATAACACTGtaccataatatacattttgctctatttatattataggtattataggatACACACTTATTATTGCTAGAAATAAACCAGTTGGCCCAGTTTTGTAGTGGTATAACTTAAATAcatctgtatataataaaatcaacgaTGTTACAATGTAGtaagcatattattaaaaatatcaaacaaatgtttacataaaaacttaaataacacaaaaaaaaatcttatattaaatgttaggaTGTGCAAAATAAAGACTAGAATTTGTTGACGTGCTGAGGCGCTTCAGTCTCCAAGGGATTGCCTTTTAGTATAGCCAATATCAtgctaaaacaaataaaattattttattaataaaaccattTGGATGGTAtcaattaaacatataaacatactaaaaatattcaataattatattaattgcaataaattctaatgtattaaataatatcagtaaaaattgttaaatcaaaataattaatatatatttatgtttctaaGTTTCTGATTTAACAATACTTATACATTGCTTTCAAAAGTtaatgagttataaatattaatcaataaatatttcaaaacatctCATCAAAATACATAGTTTAATATACTCATAATCAATActctattagttattacaaattataataataaatatagttattataataagatttcTAATCCTAACAATTTAATGTTAACTGTCATATGTCACCAGCAGTCATGAAATATAGTTTATCAGCATGCCAAACATATctttccatattatttttaattttatataacattgattatattacAGTGGACACCGCTTATAAGACTCACGGATATAAGGTTCAGTTGCTTATTAGAATCAAAATCGTCTGGAACGTTCGGGatatattgaaaaacataattaaaaattcagttATAAGACTCAAACTTCAtaacaaaaaatgataaaaaataaatattttttgttaaaatttaaaaataaattggttttcaaaaattacatatttttgggGGCTACTTCTGGTTTTTATcaaatttcacattttttgcagttattgtatgtaatattatattaaagtagattaaatatgtagtaaaataaaattcatcaatatgtaattaaaaaaaaaattttccgaCCACCTATAAGATTCATTTggttataagactcactttgtACTGGTGCCAAAGTGAGTCTTATATGCGGCGTCTactgtattatacttaaaaaataataatgtatattacatcAAATGAATTGTAATTATTCACACTATGCCACTGCtctttttataataggtacattattgtaGTAGCACCGtagaaaagttaataatttaaaaccatattaatttaatgtcacCAGCAGTCATATGGTGAGGTGGTAATGATCAACTATGGGCACTAGCGGTAAAAAAAGTAtcttataaataagaataagatTCTGTTTTAACTGTATAAATCACTTTTTACTTACAAGTATAAATAGAAGAAAAACGTAATAAGATACCATCcggtaaatattacaaaattacgcATATGCTTCTTTAATTGGCCACGGTGGTGAATCTCGGTTGGGTCAAATAAACCTGTATTTCCTCTAGGTATAGTGAcaaacctataaatattattacaaaataattctttaaaaaaatttgccttttaagttttaatattaatcaaatacttACTCATAAATGACCCATGCAGCAGCTGGAATATTTACAAGGGCCATCCACAAATTGCTATCAGTCAAAAAtcctataactattatagtttgtGCAACAATTTTTGGTCGTACccactgaaaaaaaaagtatgtattacaataaaagtattaataaaaaaaaattaattaaaaaatatttaaaataaaaacatttaagacTGCTGATTTTTATACAGTatggataataatttttgtactgaaaaaaaagaaaaagaaataataaaaacttttacaaAAACCTTGCAGAATCATAAACAGATATCATATctcaaaaactaattattttaatacttttaagtgaataaaaataaatacttcatCAATGAAAATCTGGCttctattaatattgaataataaattattagttatttgtatcatataaaagtttaactatagaaaaaaagtattaaacaattcaatattaatttaaatatttagtagaaATAGGCTTGAAACATCTTCATTCTATAGATAAGATTTTTATCTCGTGTTttcattatttctttttaaacacTTAAAAGTGAACAGTTAATATGTTTACTTACAAAATTCAGTCTGTTACAACATTCTTGAGCATTTAAATAATCACATTCGAGATCTGACAGTGttataatctttataaaataattgctaaggaaaataataataggatacaaactatacattatacaaatataataaaataaatatacccaATTACTTACAGAAATAATAACACAAGAtaatagaaatttttaaaaatattactagagTTCATTCAATGGAGGCTTCTTCACTTTATGAATCGTGTCTTTTATCACATTCAATTATTGTTCAACATAAATGAACAGtgcaataaaaaaacttaaaataaaataaaatatacttaaaccatattaatataatattgttaacattGGTAGATGACTATTgtgacattaattatttatggtatAAGTTAAGTATGCTATAACCAGTCCAGTTCATCTCACCACTTATCAAccgttccaattttttttttttttatttggaacTATTGCTGAGTGTTATACCTACAttgaaaatattacctataaaaaaaatcataaattaattttattaattctgtTTTGTTGTGAACTTTTAGAATTAGGTATAACtgaacgtttatttatttaaaatgaaaaatatctttAGCGACTTCGTTTGTAcaatttaggtacctacttaaagtcgttaaaattccttatttttagaatattattttaatgagccTTAGCATATCATTTCACTTTTGTTGTAAATACCTATTGTTAGTTACAGTTCactttcatttaaatatgtctAGCAAGTGTCTTCGTCATAAATTATGCAACGGTATAATTATCTCATTAATgagtaaatttagatttttagtagtcacaaaacaaacaaaacacaTACCGACAATGAAGTGTATACTCTAAGATATTAATCAACCAAACCGATAGTTTGATCACAGAAATAACAAACTtgaattaaagttttatatgaTAGATTGTGGCAGAAGACTAAGATGATCGCTGATG
This genomic window contains:
- the LOC132922127 gene encoding protein cornichon homolog 4 encodes the protein MWEILIYAFSMFMTGALLFLMVYSIITLSDLECDYLNAQECCNRLNFWVRPKIVAQTIIVIGFLTDSNLWMALVNIPAAAWVIYEFVTIPRGNTGLFDPTEIHHRGQLKKHMRNFVIFTGWYLITFFFYLYFMILAILKGNPLETEAPQHVNKF